The DNA segment CCATTGCCACGTATTACACTTTAACTACACACTGAtaggcaccgtatttttcgctctataagatgcaccagaccacaagacgcacctagtttttggaggaggaaaacaagaaaaaaaatattctgaatctcagaagccagaaaggcaagagggatcgctgcacagtgaaagcagcaatccctcttgctgttctggcttctgggatagctgcgcagcctgcattcgctccataagacgcacacacatttccccttactttgtaggagggaaaaagtgagtcttatagagcaaaaaatacagtaattaaaagCTCCCCCTGCCACTAAATCAGGATATTGCAGACAGCCAAGCTATCCCAGGATGAGACAATCGCAgtacagcaggcatgtccaacatccatttggcccctgtggcagcttttttcctggggtaaaatcctaaaaaaagctcaacaacttcagtcctaaGAAAAGGTTAACAACCTTGGTCGGCCCCTTGGTCTGCCCTCACAGCCCTTCGCTTCATcacatctggccctctttgaaaaatgtttggacacCAATGCAGTACAGTCTATTCAGCATCTGTTCACAGGTGTGGGTGTGGAAGAGAGCTAGAGcgacagacacacagacagacagaggttTGCACATAAAGTTTCAAGGCTTTTGCCCTTCTATTCAAACTTAAAACCTCAAATTCTCACATAGCCTAGAAGCTTGCATCTCGCTCATTGCATTCCCTCGAGGGACCACTTCCTGTGATTCCTTTTTTCTACATCAGGCCTATTTCTCTTGCATGTGGACTTTCTTGTGTCTAGTAAACAGAGGCCAGGGTTTGGTCTGGCACAGAGGGATATTCCTCTTTCATATCCACCACCCCCTGCCAAGAGAACTGGAGAAACAACACTGTGTAGTTCTCCCCACCTCCTGGGTCAAAATCTTTGCACTAGGACTCCAGTGCTGGAGCTCCTCAGCTCCCTGCCGAGCAGGAGCTGTAGTTTCTGTGCCTGTGATGTTCTAGGGATGCCGATGCTTTTTCATCTTCCTTATTCTTTGCGCACTCCAGCAATGAAACTGTGGAAAGCCACCTGAAAATCCCAGGGGTGGCCGCGCAATGCACCTGCTGTACGTCTGAGACTTGTTCTCCAGAATCTTCCAGTGGAGAAAGCCCTCGTTTGCTTAAATGGAGCTCTCTGAATGTTAATGCCCAAATGTTCTGCATTGCTACTGCTGTTTTATTGCAGAATAGAGAAAACACGGGTGGCGACGGTAGTTGTTTTCCAAATTATGCCTtggaagtggaaagaagcagaaggcaAAAAAGGAAGGGCACCCAGAGATAGGAacgcctgctcctcctcctcttcttaaaTATTCTCCAGGTTGGAAAACCATTTCGCAAAAGCCATTATGTGCTTAATGCATTACATTTTAAATGTAGCATTCATTTATCTTTGGCACATTGTTGATTCTGCTGAGTGGCACATCCATAATCAATAAGTGTTTTATTATGCTAAGTTTTCGGCATCATAAATACACATGAGGCTGGCTTGCATTTATGGAAACTCCTGAGCAAATCGGTTCCCTGGAGTTCAGTTGCCTCCAGAGAGTAACTTATGACTACTCTGTGCTCCACCCTTGTTAAGGGCATCTGCTCTCGTGGCTAAAATATGATGATGCTTTTGAAATGGATTTCCTGACTGTGTGGGTGAAGgtgacatttttttttgggggggggagaagagagcgaGGAAGAAACTAGCATGTTCAGTGTGCAAGAAGTGGTGCTTCTGTTTGCCCAATCTATTCTGCTTCCTTATTGTGTCTTTCTGGAACTGTTGCATGCAAACAGGTTGCATTTCTCAGGGAGTCCCTGAGCCAGGCAGACAACATCTCTAACTTGTTCAGTGACGTGGCATGAAGCGTATCCCATCTGGAGCCTCTTAAAAGGAGGATGTCTATCACAAGAGGATGTTTGAACTGCAGTCTCTTATCCCTAAAAGAGAAATAGAATGCCCATCCGCTGCTAGAATCATGGTCATTTTCtgccttttttttcttctccttccctgcccTCTCTGCTGAAAGGGAGCCAGTCAAGTCTTCAGTGTCTATAATAAGTAACCTCCCTGTTCAGGCAGCTAATTATCTTGTAGTGATAAGCATGCGATTGCTATTCCCCAGGCTGCAGTATTCCCCAGGCAGGCTTCATTCCTGTTATTGCTGCCTGTTGCTGTTGTGATTTCTGTTGGGCATTTCCAACTTGGCAGGGTTTATAGAGACAGTAGATCAAGAAAAGACTGATGCGAGAAAAGTAGAATCTGTAACTTTGGTataaatggtggggggggggtggatgctTATTGTTCCAAGCCCCTCCTCACCCACCCATTTTTGCCTTAAGTTCTTTGTAAGTGGTTCAGCCATCTCTGCAACTTTAGTTGAGAGCAGCAGCACATACTCTGGTTCATCTCTCTAGTTACCTGGCTTCCTTAAAGTCATTGGAGAATTCCCCAGGGCTCTCGTATCAGGAGCCTTCCTTACGAACAGGAGGCATAACTAGGCGGCTGGTGGACAGTGCTTGTAGCAAAGCATTGTGGGAGGTTTGGAGGAAATGCCATGTTTTCCCCCTTTTGCAACTAAACGCCGATTAAAGAGAGTATCAGATTTGGAGTCAGCCAGAGAGAAATACAGGCAACTCTTTTCAACTCGACAAAGCAGTGTGGAAAATAAGGAAGTTTCCATTTGTCGTGAGACAGAATGTTGAATTTCCTGCACAAAAAGACTGCATTCAGGCGCTGTAATAATAAGATGCTCCATAATTAAGGTAAATAAAAGCCAAAGTCTATCCCAGAAACAAAGCTACTGGTCCATTTCACCCTGTGCTGCAGCCCTGTTTAAGAGGCAGGCCctgcctgttttttttaaaaaaatactttacaCTCTAACTTTACACCACaccttggttagagtgtggtgctgataacgccagggttgccggttcaatccctgtatgggacagctgcaagctcctacattgcagggggtttgactagatgatccatggggtcccttccaactctacagttctataaagAATTCTATGAAGAATCTCAATTCTACGAAGAAGCCTCTTCAGATTCACATGgggaaaatgcaaactgataggCAACAGGTGGAGTGAAGCATATCACACATTATCTTTTTAAGGGTGATGCTGAAGAGTACTCTTTGAAATGTGAACATGCGCATTGTCTAGGTATGCTCCCCATGGAATTGTGGTTGGCTGAAGCCCCCCAATGAGTGTGCAATTACTAGCAAACCTGGGCTTTTCTCTGTGTGAACTATAAAATGGCCCTTTTAAGGAGAGGGCCCCAGCACCAGAGTTCTTGCTGCATACCTGGATGGTGTGGCAATGGGGCAGGGTGAGGTTGGGGCACAGAGGAGCCAGTCCTGTGcttctgctgtcactgcccccatccaccaccagcagcaacagTGATGTGAGAAGGGTAGCGTCATGCCTGCTGCTTCTCTTGGCTTGGGTGCAAAGGCAAGTCACCTCTTGTGGCACTTTCAGCCGGAAAAGAGCTGGAAGGCTTAGTGTTAAACACAGGGCCCATTTGTTTATAGCAGATAGATGTGGGGGGACAGATTAGCAGTCTTATTCAGGTATGACCTTGGCCTCGTTTTGATTTTGGATGTAGGAAAGATCTCAAAAGCCCTGTTTTCCCTTGGTGAACCTGCTCAACGTGCCCTTTCATTGTAACATCTCAATGCTAACTGGCATATTTGCCTCTTAATGTAGGTTTCTGCACAAATTGATGCGTTTAGGCTGAGCACTTGGCTCTTAGGGGAGACGGCGCCATTGCACACCCAGCTGTGAGAAGCCAGAACGGGGCTCCTCGGTTCCTGCCTCTGCCACTGGTATTCTGTCTCGATTTGTGCAACGTGCCTCCCCTTCCCTCTGCCTTTCCCCACCTCCTCATTTCTTGGGACATCTCCTGTACCTCGTGTGTCCTTCTGTTTGGTGCTGCTGTGCAACACCCAGtcaggaggagagaaggaaaagagcaGGGGGCTCTTCTTGCACAGAAGCCGCATGCTATAACCCCGCTTGCCTTTCTCCTCCAGGGTCTCCGTCAGCGTGCGCATTCTCTCCTCCCTGGTCACCATGCTGGCTGCCTTGGTGGTGATCACGGTGCTGGTGAAAGTGGACACCTCCACCTGGACTTCGGGTTTCTTTGTCATCACCATCGTCTGCGTGGTTGTCTCCAGCAGTGCTGCCACCATCTTCAGCAGCAGCGTCTTCGGCCTGACGGGAAGCTTTCCCATGCGGAATTCCCAAGCGCTGATTTCAGGTTAAGTCTCCTCCCTGTGATGCCCCTGGCTGCAAACTGTAGTTCATGAGACAGGGCTTCTCcatttgcttttaattttctttgtGGGCAGGATGCATGTGCTTGTCTTTTAGGCTTGAGGTTTTGGCAGCGCCTAGTCCCATGACGATGCATTCACTCTGAACGAAGTTAACAGAAGATGACTTTTCGAAAATAGAGAACCGCACAGTGTTGTCGGACGGAAGTTCCGAAGGAAGCTCAGCAGATTAAGCAAGCTGACTCTCTGGTTTATGTGGATTTTCACCCCTCCGCCCGCTTTCCTTGGTTTTTATTTCTTCCTCAGAGGTCCAGCCTTGCAGTATTTCAGTTTGGGAAAACGGAGTTAACTTTTCGTACGAAAAGAAAACATCTGCATTCAGCTCTGTGTTTGTTTATATCtcagggaaaaaaatatgaaacttTGCATTGTCTCATTTCATATTCAGCATTAGCATTCATTTCCATAACTGATGAGTTCCAAGTTTGCAGCTATGAATGATGAGGCCCCTCGAGGTTTAGCAGACGTTGATAACACTGGAAATGTGCTTTGAGAGAGACGAGGTGGGAAGAGAGATGCTAAAATCAATACAGAGGtttcaggttttctttttttttctaggCCGTAGCAAAGAATGTTATTAGGGGGGTTGACCCACTGTGCAGACTTTCACCAGACCCCCTGTTGGAAACCTCCCAGTATTTGCAGAGTACTGGAGCATATCTTTATTTTTAGTGCAGATCAAGAAAGCCACACTATGCCTGCATAAAAGAAACAATTTGGCAACAAAACCAGGAGGCCAAAAGGCTTTACCCACCAGACCACAGAAACGCTATTTCGCAGAATTGCAAGTCGGGGTGGAATTGTGCCCGTACATTTTTCATCCAGTCTCAGTCAAAACAATTTAAGCTTAGCCCTTTTGGAAACTGGGGTAGTTTTTAAGCATGCCAGATGAGAGTCTCTTGGTGACATTTCCCTGTTGGTTtacttgcttttttgtgtgtgaaaaaaacAATTACGTGAAGCCATCTTGACATaaatggggggtttttttggtggggggaagggAATCTGACGATTCTTGCAAGAGTGTCATTGCTCAAATGCAGAAATCCTTCAACacttgtgtgtctctctgtgtggttTTGCTGCGAAACAAAAGCTAACTCTTCCCAAACCTCACAATGGGATGTTACCATTGTTAATCCAAGGCATGCATGTGAGAAGAGGGTCTTGGGatgaagaaaaaaaaccccacaagagcAAGGACACAAGTGGCCAAAGGTGAATCCGTTGTGAGCAGAACAAACCAAAATCGCAGGATCTCTGGCTAGATAACACTGCAGAGCAAATGCAGCTGAACTGCGAACTTCCCTAATTACTGCTTTTGTCgctttccccacttccagctTGTCTGATTCAGAGCCACTCCCTACTGCAAGTGTCTGGCTCTAGCAGACCCAGGATAGGCCAGGGCTTATTTCACAGTTCGTTGACTTTTGTTCTCCTTCCTCGCCCTCTTTCCTCGCCATGTAGGTCAGGCCATGGGAGGAACAGTGAGCGCCGTGGCATTGGTGGTGGATCTGGCAGCAGCACCTGATGTTACAGACAGTGCTTTGGCCTACTTCCTGACAGCAGACCTCTTCGTTATTCTTTGTATTGGGATGTACTTGATCCTTCCCAAGCTGGAGTATTCCAGGTAAATCCCCTTGGACCATCAGGTTGCCACGCAGCGTGTGCCTTAATGGCTGAGTTCCAAAACAGCTTCCTCTCGATGCTTCCTGCCTTTTTGTGGAGGTCCCCTTCTGCCCTAAGTGGAAAATGTGCTGACTCTTTTCCCCTGTTTGCTCTCTCCAGCTGAACTTCCTGATTTGATTAAAGAGAAAACCAGACAGGAACTGTGGGATTTACCACTGTgcactcagacacacacacacacacacgcacacacacacacacgcacacacacacacaaacatggttGCTTGAGAAGCTATGAACCACTTAGATAGTCCTGGTGACTGTGGCTTCTAACCCTAAAACCCCGGGGGCCAGCAAGCTGTATCAGCCTGCTTCTGAATCTAGCATTCACGCTGTTGCTACGAGACTTCTTGAAATCACTATGGTTCGTAGCTCTCGCTTAAGTGACGCAGGCCAGTCCCAATGTGTTTTCTAGCTGTAGGTTGAAAATAACAAGCTTGTGAGCCATTGCCTGCTAATTTCCTGGTACCAATTAAGGCCGCTGTTGCCTTAGAGGTAGTCTCCTATGATGCAAGATACTTGGTGAGGAGCTTTATGTGGATTCTTATCTGACCTGTGCAGAATTGCTCCTGTCTATATCGCCTCCCTTCCTCTGCTTttatcagggactgggcagagaaggaatggtggagactgcctccccagcctgactcttccagagaagaggaagaggggtttatgggaggtcacagctcaggcagatgagggggaaagttgggaaataatgggagagggggAAGAGATAGAGGAAACACTGGGGGGCGACAGATGACAGACAcactgtctttagaaagcattccagacccccctttcCCGAACCCGGCAAGCCTTGAATGTagaagagcaaagagctcaaaggtaGAGGGCACTTGTCAGCACCCCTAgggatgacaaatgaggaagtgggagagatgggggcagggtggagattcactcgggacagcaccattatccaagaggctgggttccaaagcctctctgtgaatactgaataaaaagtggaTGGTAATCATTTCCTTGCCTTTGTATGTTCCTGGGCAACCAGTCATGGGAATTGCTGGCAGCCGCCTGACAGCTAGGGAGGTAGTGCTGTTGCCACCCAGAGACTCACTGTCAGCTGGTGTTGTAGTGGCTAAGAGGACAAGTTGTCAGATCTCTAGTCTTGCTTGGCAGGCCACTATCTCTTGAGTCTTCACCGCAAATCTGCAAGATAGGGATAGGAATGCAGATGTGCCTTTAAAGCAGGGGCAGCCAAAgttgtgctctccagatgttgctctgcTATgggtcccatcatcccttaccgtTGACCATGCTGGCAAGGGGTTGATGTAGAAGAGATGGTTTGTGGCTGTCTAGATCTCCCATACGTCCAGCCCTCCCGTCTCAGCACTCCATGCTGCTCCATAACAGGGATCATTGGAATACGGTccaccagcctcctcctctcttgTCGCGTCTGCTCAGACACTCCTGACTCATTCATACACTCCCCAAGCTACAGGACCTTGAATAAATGACTCACAACACAAACAAAGTATTAGTCTTCTCTGACTAGCAGTGGCAAGCCAGAGATTTGTTGTGCCACCTGAgatccttcagctgctgccaaaGAATCGAACCATATACAAACCGTGGCTTCTGGCACTGTTGTCCTCTTTGATGATTATCTCCTTTCCGTTTCAGTCCCTAGTTTTGCCATCTTTGTTGGGCTTCCTGACACTAGCCTTTTTTCTGTGCCTCTCTTATTTCAGGTACTATATGGAAAGGCGACAGGGCAGCACGCAGCCACCATGTGTCTTGCCTAGTGACTATTTGGAGGATGTTGATACAGCCACAGGCAACACCAGCCTGCTTCCCCCAGACAGAAACCAGAGAGGAAGAATCCCTCCCTTGGGATCCATCCTAAAGGAGATGGGTGTGCTGGGCTTCTGCGTCTTCTACGTCTTCTTCATCTCTATCATCATCTTCCCTGCAATCTCATCCAGCATAGAGTCTGTCGACAAGGTCCCAGGGAGCTTGTGGACGGACAAGTACTTCACGCCCCTCACTAGTTTCCTTCTGTACAATTTTGCCGACTGGTGCGGACGGCAGATCACCGTCTGGATCCAGGCTCCTGGACCAAAGAGCAAGTTGCTGCCGGCTCTGGTTCTGCTGAGAACTTTCTTCGTGCCAGTCTTCATGCTGTGCAACTTCCAACCTCGGAAACACATCGCGAAGGTCTTCTTCACCCAGGATGCCTATCCGGTGGTCTTCACGGTGTTGCTCGGATTCAGCAACGGCTACCTGAATACATTAGCCATGATGTATGGCCCCAAAGTCACACCAAAAGAGCTGTCAGAGGCAGCCGGAGTATTGATGATGATGTTCTTGCAGTTGGGGCTGGCTTTGGGATCCGTCTTCTCGGTTCTTGCTGTCCACCTCATGTAGAAGGAAGCAAGGGAAAGATTCAAGTCCATCCCCTGAGCTTTGGggtgcagttgtaccttggttttcaaacagcttagttctcgaacatgttggctcccgaatgccgcaaacccagaagtgagtgttccggttttcaaatgatttttggaagctgaatgtccgattgGGCTttcacggcttccaattggctgcagaagcttcctgcagccaatcagaagccgctctttgatttttgaacattttggaagtcgaacagacttccggaatcgattctgttcgacttccaaggtacaactgtactaggattttatttttattttttttcaatcaTGTTCAGAAAGCAACTATTTCATTGTTTTTCAGGAGGTGATCCGAACTCTCTTGACTGTAGCAGCAGGGAAGATGCTTAGCAACATATCACAAAATACAGGGGCCAAATTCACACACTTGCGATGCGTCGCTGAGACTTTCCCCATTTCCTGTGTCGTGTTTAACAGTGTGTTTGTTCATAATGTTTTTGGTATTTGTACATATTTTGCCTTACAGGATCAATGGGAAAAGGAACCACTTACATTTTGCCAAGGATACTGGGAAATTAAATGCTGGACTCTTGACTTTTTTTATTGCAGGAAatctacaatttttttaaaataataataatagcaattgtTATGGAAAAACTCTCCGAAGGAGCAGTTAACTTGCTGCATGTTTCTTGAGAGGCATCTTATGCAAaccctctttgggggggggggggggcgggaatatgCCTTTTGAGCAGGTTCTGTTGTATTCATGCTATGGGAGCAAGTAGCAAATATACATACCAGGTGGGAAGAATTCTCAGCAGCTGCTTTTAATAAGGGGAAATCATGGAATGATGCCAGGTGAAAAGAGGGTGTCATTAAGCAACATTCAACATGTGCTTCTAGCCAACTCCCTAGAGTGAAGGGCAAATGCCAAGGAACCTTGATTATCCAGAAACCGAGAGTGCAAGGACTCCTCATCCTGGGACCAGAACTTTAAAAAGCACAGGAGAGCCAAAATGAGGGTAAGAATTGCTCATGTCACGGAGTGTATTTGTAGAGGTGTGGTTATTAATTGCCTGGGGCCTTAGAGCCATTATGCACTCTCAATCCCAGCTTCTCAAAATGCACCCAAATCATGGCTGCTATTGAAATCCCCATTTAAAGCAGGGAAATCAAGCTTAAAATTCATGGGTTAAGGCCACCAGCAACTAATAGCCACGATGGTTATGTTCTATTCTAGCTGCATTGCTGAAGGCAGTAGGCTTCTGAACAACCGTTGTTGGAAGCTGCGAGAAGGGAGagtgctgctcttgtgcttggctcCTGTTTGTGGGCGTGCCATAGGTTTTTCTGTTTatccacagtgagaacagggtgctagactagatgggctattgccctgatccagcaggctcttcttacattctgagCACTAGCAAAAGCTTTGAAGTATGCAGAATTAGTCCAGGATGCCATTGTTCCTTGTGTCATGAGGAGGATGGGGGATGACATTGCATCATCGAGCTTTGTTTGTTGAGGGCAGAACCAGCCGTTTTAATGGAAATGGAAGAGGCTTATTTTGCAAAGTAAATGCAAGGGCAGGAAACTGGTAGGGGAGAGGTGTTTAACAGTTCTACCCACCCAGACTGGTTGGCttatggaaaataataataataataatcctttgtTACCCAGGCTGGTtggcttttgtaaaaaaaaaaaaaaaaaaaaaaattcctggtgGCCTACAGGTGTTTAGGATGACAACTCCTAATGTCCCCACCTAGCAAAACCCACTGCCATGTTTAACCCGTTTTCCCCATGTGAAAGGTTTTGAAACTGGAAGAAAGCTCGGAAGGGAATAGGCGAATGGCCTCTGTAGGCATTTGTAGAGGAAGTATttagcaagcaggagattgttgCAGCCTCTTTCCCACTCTCCAATTCTTCCTTTACATTATCTCGGCAAACGCTGGCTCGCAGAAAGGTGTTTGTGGCATATGGTTAATAAGGAAGAAAAGCCTAACTAGGGTTTCCAAGTAAATGCTTTCAACAAGAAAAGGCATCCTAGCACTTGCATTGCACCTTTTCCTTTGAGATGCAGCTTGCCAGGTTTATTGCTCCAAACAAAATTTGACAGAGGGATGGCATGGCAGCTGACAAAAGTGATGTGCCGCTACAGCCCATGCTTTTATTTCAACTGGTGAAGAAGCAAGGTCTTGGCTGTGTCATTTATGCTGTGACAGCATCCCTTTACTTTGACTTGAGAGAGCAATCCTGTAccctcttacctgggagtaagtcccattgaactctgaGTAATTCTGTAGGATCTCTCAGTGACTGATAGGTTAATCCTGCTCCatgtaaaccagggatggggagggaacctGTAGCCATccaaatgtcattggactccaaataccatcagccacagctagcatgtccagtggtgagggatgatgggagttgtagtccaacatcaggaGGTTTTCCCATCTTTGATCTACACCaggtttcctcaaacttggccctccagatgttctgatactacaattcccatcatccctgaccactgctcctgctagctagggatcatgggagttataggccaaaaacatctggagggcagagtttgaggaagcctgatctacacCTTTTGGAACTGAATTCAGTGCTAACTTTTACTTGTATAAAGTAGTAATGCAAATGGTTATTAAGTTTTCTTCAAAGCGCACAACAGGGTGCCAGTGGTTAAATACCACAATAATGTTCCCATGCTGGTGAACGTGGTTTCTTTAGCTAAGAGGACTGGATGCTTTTGAAGAATAAGGCTTCTGAAATTTGTggaaatgtttggggggggggaggcattataGAATAGAACAGACGTGGCTCAATGTCTTGAAGTTTATCTTAATCACAGTCATCATAGGTTGGTTTAGCTTCAGGCTGTGGTCCTCTAGAATGCACAGGCCTGCTGGGAGTAAGCTCTGCTGAAAATATctggatttacttttgagtagacatgtataggattgagcTGTGAGAGGGAGAAAGCAAAACTACAGTTACCAATCTATGTGTAAGCCAAAAGGGAAGACTAGAAGGAGATTTTGCACAATTCAGTAGGCTTCAAAATTGTGTCTAATATCTCAACATCATAAAGTATGTACTCATTTGAACTCAGGCAGTGTGCCGTTGTAGAGGGTTATTTTTTCAGGCAAAGATGCAACTCGTAAGCACCCGATGAAAGCATTAAGCAGGGGAAATACTTGCTTTGGGTTTCACTGTCTCGCGCTTCTTCACATCTTAGAATTTCTTGCATGCATGACATTTACATGCCCCCccaaccctgtgtgtgtgtgtgtgtgtactggtcCTCGTGAGGAATCCACACACATCTGTTTCATTGCACGTGCAATGGGGGTGGGGCAAAGATGTGTCTGCTCAAAAGATGTTGTGATGCCTTCAAGCGATTTCCTTATAGGGAGCTGGGAAGCAAATAGAGGGCTGAGGAGGGTGCCAGGCATAACTTTTAAATGTTAGGACATTGGTAATGAAGTCAGCATCCTCTTTCTGGTGGGTATGTGTAGTTAAAGCACTGTGAGTCCCACCCCCACGCCCGAGACCCTCCCCTGTGCAAGGTCCATAGAATTACTTTCAGCTTGCACAAGAACAACAGGGTGTCAGTCACGCCGGAGAGATTCCCAGGGGGGTGTGATTCCAAGGTTTGTACAACTAACTGAACCACTGGCACAGCTTAAGATGTGGCAGATTTGTCAAATGCTAGGTCTGTCTGGGAGATGAATTAGAGAAGGACTTAAAAGCGCAGCTCTCTGTGGCTCCGTTATTTAACACTTGACAGAATGCTAATTGGAAAATAATCTGACCTCGTCACCAAAGACCATATCGCACATCATGtgtgggaatgtgggcttgatgGCATCTGTTATGAGCAGGaaagttgttgttcttgttgttttaagAGATCTGAtagctgttctttaaaacaaaaaaatcaaaaaaaaaaaaaaaaacaccctcctgATGGTTTTTATTACTGGATCTAAGAAAGAAGAGAGCCCGTAGATAGTAAACTGACATGATGGACAGCAGTAACTGAGGATGGAGCACCCTAAGTGTGCATTCGGTGTTTAGCTTGGGATCACTAGTAATGCACGCAGAGTATAGCTTTATAGGTGATTTAGAAATAAATATGAAACCAGATGTGAGCAGAAAATTTACTAGGCATGTGATGGAGGGGCTGCAGCTTTTATGGTTTGTGATATGCCATTGTGTAAACTCTGGAAATCGTAAGTGAATACTTGTTCCATTAGGAAATCCTTGGGTCTTTGCTGCATCTATTTATGACACAGGCTGACTGGCTTTGATTAGTCTCACACTTCCCGTTGgcttttccacttggaaaataGCACAGATAAAAGGTTCGGAGGCACCCTTACGTTCATCCGTTTTGGAAtgagctgtgtgtttgtgtgtgtggagaaatatATAAACAAGACCAAAGCTGTGTTTTCTCCATTAGTTTCTCTCTGCCCTTCCCAGCTCCCCCAAATTTCTGGTGTGGCTACAGTAGAATGCTAGACCATCCATTCATTCCTGGAGAGCATAGCTCAGATCTAATTGGACCATTGAATGTGGCACCTTGACAGATTCAGCCTGTGCTAAAGAACTTATGAGCACTTCCACACTGTCACTGTTTTCAGGTAGGGTTCGGTAACATACCAGCAAGCCGAGGTTGCAATATTTGTtgttgattgggaggtcttgcctACAGACCCACTTCCCTTTGCAGtagggaaagtgacaggaaaaagcAATGGAAATTTTGGGATATGACATGATGCTgtgtaacctccctgcaaacaaactaGGGTGAATGCACATCAAATA comes from the Podarcis muralis chromosome 6, rPodMur119.hap1.1, whole genome shotgun sequence genome and includes:
- the SLC29A3 gene encoding equilibrative nucleoside transporter 3 isoform X1, coding for MLIISSIINIFLAYFQEGLRNTFRGRRKGDEREQRLLDPRRSPRAGGGGGSSGGGGAARRRRAWLWREGRRSLCLGKARLRADGDARRAGDMAVDLEEQDDYHHSANSLYKPVDVTTQEETPLFEEPEGNRHGFHKPKDHFNGTYIIFFLLGTSSLLPLNFIITAKNYWMYKLQNCSEEVSPAEQGTSDVRDFFESYISMASTVPSVLCLIGNFLLVNKVSVSVRILSSLVTMLAALVVITVLVKVDTSTWTSGFFVITIVCVVVSSSAATIFSSSVFGLTGSFPMRNSQALISGQAMGGTVSAVALVVDLAAAPDVTDSALAYFLTADLFVILCIGMYLILPKLEYSRYYMERRQGSTQPPCVLPSDYLEDVDTATGNTSLLPPDRNQRGRIPPLGSILKEMGVLGFCVFYVFFISIIIFPAISSSIESVDKVPGSLWTDKYFTPLTSFLLYNFADWCGRQITVWIQAPGPKSKLLPALVLLRTFFVPVFMLCNFQPRKHIAKVFFTQDAYPVVFTVLLGFSNGYLNTLAMMYGPKVTPKELSEAAGVLMMMFLQLGLALGSVFSVLAVHLM
- the SLC29A3 gene encoding equilibrative nucleoside transporter 3 isoform X2; amino-acid sequence: MYKLQNCSEEVSPAEQGTSDVRDFFESYISMASTVPSVLCLIGNFLLVNKVSVSVRILSSLVTMLAALVVITVLVKVDTSTWTSGFFVITIVCVVVSSSAATIFSSSVFGLTGSFPMRNSQALISGQAMGGTVSAVALVVDLAAAPDVTDSALAYFLTADLFVILCIGMYLILPKLEYSRYYMERRQGSTQPPCVLPSDYLEDVDTATGNTSLLPPDRNQRGRIPPLGSILKEMGVLGFCVFYVFFISIIIFPAISSSIESVDKVPGSLWTDKYFTPLTSFLLYNFADWCGRQITVWIQAPGPKSKLLPALVLLRTFFVPVFMLCNFQPRKHIAKVFFTQDAYPVVFTVLLGFSNGYLNTLAMMYGPKVTPKELSEAAGVLMMMFLQLGLALGSVFSVLAVHLM